One window from the genome of Pyrobaculum ferrireducens encodes:
- the psmB gene encoding archaeal proteasome endopeptidase complex subunit beta, producing MGEEVQIGATAVGIKTAGGVVLAAEKRVSYGFYTLSSSGKKVFVVDDKLAIASAGIIADMQALAKILKLNAKSYELEMKKKPSVHAMAKLLSVVMFSRRFMPFFAEVLVGGVDEEGPHLIVMDPLGSLIEDNYAALGTGAKLAAAVLDGNYRNDMSIEEAKKLAVQALKAAIERDPVSGGGIDLVVVDEKGAREEEVRVQLVI from the coding sequence ATGGGTGAGGAGGTTCAGATCGGCGCGACGGCCGTGGGCATCAAGACTGCTGGGGGCGTGGTTCTGGCGGCTGAGAAGAGGGTGTCGTACGGCTTCTACACCCTGAGCTCCTCTGGCAAGAAGGTTTTCGTCGTCGACGACAAGCTGGCGATTGCCTCCGCCGGCATAATCGCCGACATGCAGGCCCTGGCCAAAATTCTCAAGCTGAATGCCAAGTCTTATGAGCTGGAGATGAAGAAGAAGCCCTCTGTCCACGCCATGGCTAAGCTCCTCTCTGTGGTTATGTTCAGCAGAAGGTTTATGCCCTTCTTCGCCGAGGTGCTCGTGGGGGGCGTCGACGAGGAGGGGCCCCACCTAATTGTAATGGACCCTCTGGGGAGTCTAATTGAGGATAACTACGCCGCGTTGGGCACAGGCGCGAAGCTAGCCGCAGCCGTACTGGACGGCAACTACAGGAACGACATGTCGATAGAGGAGGCCAAGAAGCTGGCTGTGCAGGCGCTTAAGGCCGCCATCGAGAGAGACCCCGTCTCCGGCGGGGGGATCGACCTCGTTGTTGTGGATGAAAAAGGGGCCAGGGAGGAGGAGGTTAGGGTGCAGTTGGTGATTTAG
- the rtcA gene encoding RNA 3'-terminal phosphate cyclase gives MAVRIDGSYGEGGGQILRTSIALSALLGRPVEIINIRAKRANPGLQPQHLTGVKAAALLTDAEVVGAEKGSTRLYFNPRTLKCGRYNIDIGTAGSISLVIQTLTPILLYAPCPTEVAITGGTDVAWAPPIDYMRHVFTKVLARFGAQVAIELVKRGHYPKGGGKAILKVQPVETLSAVDSPEFGRLVEIRGISHAVNLPPHVAERQAKAAREALERLGYKAEVELETRSDGLGPGSGVVLWAVSDTGNVVGGDALGERGKPAEVVGREAAEKLAATLASGSSLDPHMADMAVLYMALARGRSRMSTPELTTHLQTNIYIVEQFLPVKFKIENTGRHYIIQVEGAPHRHKY, from the coding sequence GTGGCGGTGAGAATAGACGGCTCCTACGGAGAGGGCGGCGGCCAGATACTGAGGACCTCCATTGCCCTGTCGGCGCTTCTGGGCAGGCCAGTGGAGATTATAAACATACGCGCAAAGAGGGCAAACCCCGGCCTACAGCCCCAGCACCTAACCGGCGTGAAGGCCGCGGCGCTCCTCACAGACGCCGAGGTCGTGGGTGCTGAGAAGGGCTCCACCCGCCTATACTTCAACCCCCGGACTCTTAAATGTGGCAGATACAACATAGACATAGGCACCGCAGGAAGCATCTCGCTGGTGATACAGACACTGACCCCAATACTCCTCTACGCCCCTTGCCCCACCGAGGTGGCTATAACCGGAGGCACCGACGTGGCCTGGGCCCCGCCCATAGACTACATGCGCCACGTATTCACCAAGGTGCTGGCCAGGTTCGGCGCACAAGTCGCCATTGAGCTGGTCAAACGGGGCCACTACCCCAAGGGCGGAGGGAAGGCGATCCTCAAGGTCCAGCCCGTGGAGACGCTGTCGGCTGTCGACTCTCCGGAATTCGGCAGACTCGTCGAGATAAGGGGGATTTCACACGCCGTGAACCTACCCCCGCACGTGGCTGAGAGGCAAGCAAAAGCCGCCAGGGAGGCGCTGGAGAGGCTGGGCTACAAAGCCGAGGTGGAACTGGAGACAAGGAGCGACGGGCTTGGCCCCGGTAGCGGCGTAGTCCTCTGGGCAGTTTCAGACACAGGCAACGTAGTAGGCGGCGACGCCCTGGGGGAGAGGGGCAAGCCGGCGGAAGTCGTGGGGAGGGAAGCCGCCGAGAAGCTAGCCGCCACACTAGCCTCCGGCTCCTCGCTAGACCCCCACATGGCCGACATGGCCGTGCTCTACATGGCACTGGCCAGAGGCAGGAGTAGAATGTCCACCCCCGAACTCACCACTCACCTACAGACAAATATATACATAGTTGAGCAGTTCCTCCCAGTGAAGTTCAAGATAGAAAACACGGGCCGCCACTACATAATCCAAGTTGAAGGAGCGCCACATAGGCACAAATATTGA
- a CDS encoding twin-arginine translocation signal domain-containing protein yields the protein MSDSTRQSTRREFLGAAVGGVIGLALGLGVGSMKSTVITTVTKTETVTKTETPAQQQTWQIPLKGNYIKFGEGGKKRVVVIGGGPAGVSFRTRLLAIAPNAVDILLIDKNVY from the coding sequence ATGTCTGACTCAACGAGACAGTCAACTAGGCGGGAATTTCTCGGCGCCGCGGTTGGCGGCGTTATAGGTTTAGCGTTGGGTCTAGGCGTGGGTTCTATGAAGTCTACAGTCATCACCACAGTTACGAAAACAGAAACTGTGACAAAGACAGAAACCCCGGCCCAGCAACAGACGTGGCAGATCCCCTTAAAAGGTAACTATATTAAATTCGGCGAGGGCGGCAAGAAGCGTGTGGTGGTAATCGGCGGGGGGCCCGCCGGCGTGTCTTTTAGAACTAGACTACTAGCCATAGCGCCAAACGCAGTAGACATCCTACTTATCGACAAAAATGTATACTGA
- a CDS encoding acetate--CoA ligase, which yields MSKEFLEVYRKSLEDPVRFWEEQARKLYWREPWAKAYDDSNPPFYKWFVGGKTNIAYNALDVHIKAGGANKAALIWVSPYEGARVLRYWDLYREVNRLSVLLRSLGVERGDRVAIYMPMIPEAMVAMLAVNRIGAVHTVVFSGFGAQALADRIVDADAKLVITADGMRRRGKVTPLKPTVDEALKIAGDDIGVLVYRHVGANVAMRHGKDLWWHEEISKIPPNAYAEPEWVSGDSPLFILYTSGTTGKPKGILHLHGQYMVWVWYAFNHLVGAEREFRDDIVFFSTADIGWISGHHYGVHGPLLNGLTVLWYEDAPDYPHPGVWWEIVDTYKVTHLLFSPTAIRLLMKYGEEWPMRYKLDTLMALYPTGEVLNEEAYNWMRRYLCRERAECQVADIWGQTETACFVTAPGSMNLGGFRYKYGSVGLPYPTLRLVALDDDGRELPPGQKGHIAVKPPLPPAFLHTLWKDPERYVKSYWSRFPGYYTTGDLGYIDEEGHLHILGRSDDVIKVAGHRLSTREVEDILTSHPAVAEAAVVGIPDPVRGEVLGVFVVPKLGAKVTEEEVTQHLRKTLGPVAVVGRIAIVGKLPKTRTGKLMRRVLRALATNQPLGDLSTLEEQEALAELQKELSKSPTAP from the coding sequence ATGTCTAAAGAATTTCTTGAAGTGTATAGGAAATCACTTGAAGACCCAGTCCGCTTCTGGGAGGAGCAGGCGAGGAAGCTTTACTGGAGGGAGCCCTGGGCTAAGGCCTACGACGACTCCAACCCGCCTTTCTACAAGTGGTTTGTGGGGGGCAAGACAAACATCGCCTACAACGCCCTGGACGTGCACATCAAGGCTGGCGGGGCTAACAAGGCGGCGCTGATCTGGGTCTCGCCCTACGAGGGGGCGAGGGTCCTCAGGTACTGGGATCTCTACAGAGAGGTCAATCGCCTCTCTGTCCTGCTCCGGTCGCTGGGGGTGGAGAGGGGCGACAGGGTGGCTATCTACATGCCCATGATCCCCGAGGCCATGGTGGCTATGCTGGCGGTCAATAGGATAGGCGCCGTCCACACCGTGGTGTTCTCCGGCTTCGGCGCCCAGGCCCTCGCCGACAGAATTGTGGATGCAGACGCCAAGCTCGTCATCACTGCCGACGGCATGAGAAGGAGGGGTAAGGTGACCCCGCTGAAGCCCACCGTAGACGAGGCGTTGAAGATAGCCGGCGACGACATTGGGGTCTTGGTCTACAGACACGTGGGGGCGAACGTGGCGATGAGACACGGGAAGGATCTCTGGTGGCACGAGGAGATATCTAAAATACCGCCGAACGCCTACGCCGAGCCTGAGTGGGTCAGCGGCGACTCGCCGCTCTTCATTCTCTACACCTCGGGCACCACGGGGAAGCCCAAGGGGATACTCCACCTCCATGGCCAGTACATGGTGTGGGTCTGGTACGCCTTTAACCACCTGGTGGGGGCCGAGAGGGAGTTCCGCGACGACATAGTCTTCTTTTCCACAGCCGACATCGGCTGGATATCGGGCCACCACTACGGCGTCCACGGCCCCCTCCTAAACGGCCTCACCGTACTCTGGTACGAAGACGCGCCCGACTATCCGCACCCGGGCGTGTGGTGGGAGATTGTAGACACCTACAAAGTCACACACCTCCTCTTCTCCCCCACCGCCATTAGGCTTTTGATGAAATACGGCGAGGAGTGGCCAATGAGGTATAAGCTAGACACTCTCATGGCCCTCTACCCCACCGGCGAGGTGCTAAACGAAGAAGCCTACAACTGGATGAGGAGGTACCTATGCCGCGAGAGGGCGGAGTGCCAGGTGGCCGACATATGGGGCCAGACGGAGACCGCCTGCTTCGTAACGGCGCCCGGCTCCATGAACCTCGGCGGGTTTAGGTACAAGTACGGCTCCGTGGGCCTCCCCTACCCCACCCTGAGGCTCGTGGCCCTCGACGACGACGGCCGCGAGCTGCCACCCGGGCAGAAGGGCCACATCGCCGTGAAGCCCCCCCTGCCCCCCGCCTTCCTCCACACCCTCTGGAAAGACCCTGAGAGATACGTCAAGAGCTACTGGTCCCGCTTCCCCGGCTACTACACCACGGGTGACCTGGGCTACATAGACGAGGAAGGGCACCTCCACATACTCGGCAGGTCAGACGACGTGATTAAAGTGGCTGGCCACCGCCTGTCCACCAGAGAGGTGGAGGACATACTCACCTCGCACCCAGCCGTGGCGGAGGCCGCCGTGGTGGGCATACCAGATCCAGTCAGGGGAGAGGTGCTGGGCGTATTCGTAGTCCCCAAGCTCGGGGCGAAGGTAACAGAGGAGGAGGTGACCCAGCACCTACGCAAAACCCTGGGGCCCGTGGCGGTGGTGGGGAGAATAGCCATAGTAGGTAAGCTACCCAAGACGAGGACTGGGAAGTTGATGAGGCGCGTCCTTAGGGCGTTGGCCACGAACCAGCCGCTGGGCGACTTAAGCACGCTCGAGGAGCAGGAGGCGCTGGCGGAGCTTCAAAAAGAGCTTTCTAAATCACCAACTGCACCCTAA
- a CDS encoding FAD-dependent oxidoreductase — MINSLEGPGVRVLNAEVGWVDPDNRIVYTKIGAVQYDYLFIGTGMVFADWEIPGLAKAPNYSIYYGKTALAYYDATERLKKGTIVIGIPQAPYKCGPAPFETASMTYERLKKKGADFKIIILDANQRPAPGPDTRRKIFLDFINKTNGVIEYHSSEYVKSVDPVNKTLESTKGEVYKWDILMIIGPTHAPDWLIATGLAKRFVDVDRRTFRHVKYDDIFAAGDAQGFTNYGYAVGSGQVAAESLARALGYEVKDPTRVISNENYNNLYEGSYVHIKLRVPVGGQEEGVAELVQGNTYKSVRLGWIKGTVSIYPTRF; from the coding sequence GTGATAAACTCGCTAGAAGGGCCTGGCGTGAGGGTTTTAAACGCAGAGGTGGGGTGGGTAGACCCCGACAATAGAATAGTATACACAAAGATAGGGGCTGTGCAATACGACTACCTATTCATAGGCACAGGTATGGTATTTGCAGACTGGGAAATACCGGGATTAGCCAAGGCGCCTAACTACTCTATTTACTACGGCAAGACGGCCTTGGCCTATTACGACGCTACCGAGAGGTTGAAAAAGGGCACTATTGTGATAGGCATCCCCCAGGCGCCGTATAAGTGCGGACCCGCACCTTTCGAAACCGCGTCCATGACTTACGAGCGTCTTAAAAAGAAGGGCGCCGACTTTAAAATTATAATACTAGACGCAAATCAACGCCCAGCCCCGGGACCCGACACGCGTAGAAAAATATTCCTCGACTTCATAAATAAGACAAATGGAGTTATTGAATACCACTCCTCAGAATACGTTAAGAGCGTCGACCCAGTAAACAAGACGTTGGAAAGTACAAAGGGAGAAGTGTATAAATGGGATATCCTAATGATAATAGGGCCTACCCACGCGCCCGATTGGCTAATTGCCACCGGTCTCGCAAAAAGGTTTGTAGATGTAGATAGGAGAACTTTTAGACATGTGAAGTATGACGACATCTTTGCGGCAGGCGATGCACAAGGGTTCACGAACTACGGATACGCAGTAGGTAGCGGCCAAGTAGCCGCCGAATCCCTTGCCAGAGCTCTTGGATATGAAGTCAAAGACCCAACTAGGGTAATTTCAAACGAGAACTATAACAACCTCTACGAGGGAAGCTATGTACACATAAAACTCCGAGTCCCAGTGGGAGGACAAGAAGAGGGTGTCGCCGAGCTTGTCCAGGGCAACACATATAAGAGCGTACGGCTAGGCTGGATAAAAGGAACTGTGTCTATATATCCCACACGCTTCTAA